In Ruminiclostridium papyrosolvens DSM 2782, the following proteins share a genomic window:
- a CDS encoding helix-turn-helix domain-containing protein has product MNEKVKDIAVRIKGLRLLAGSTEEEVAEQLGVMLAQYKSYENAEDDIPVSLLYELAEIYKVNITEILTGTSPKLHDICHVKKGEGLKVERFDQYSFESLAYKYSNRKIEPMLVVLDPGNSPEMVSHKGQEFNYCLEGKMQVQIGKEKFDLEPGDSLYFNSSIPHKQIALDGKEARFLTIILL; this is encoded by the coding sequence ATGAATGAGAAAGTCAAGGACATTGCTGTCAGAATAAAGGGACTCAGACTTCTAGCCGGGTCTACCGAGGAAGAAGTTGCGGAGCAGCTGGGAGTTATGCTTGCACAATATAAATCGTACGAAAATGCCGAAGACGATATTCCTGTCAGCCTTTTATATGAGCTTGCAGAGATTTATAAGGTCAACATTACTGAAATTTTAACAGGAACATCACCTAAGCTTCATGATATATGCCACGTCAAAAAAGGTGAAGGTCTCAAAGTTGAAAGATTTGACCAGTACAGCTTTGAAAGTCTTGCTTACAAATATTCCAACAGAAAAATAGAGCCTATGCTTGTTGTACTTGATCCCGGAAACAGCCCTGAAATGGTTTCTCATAAAGGACAGGAATTCAATTACTGTCTTGAAGGGAAAATGCAGGTGCAAATAGGGAAAGAAAAATTTGATTTGGAACCAGGGGATTCTTTATATTTCAACTCTTCAATTCCTCACAAACAGATTGCCTTGGATGGTAAGGAAGCCAGATTCCTTACAATAATTTTACTTTAA
- a CDS encoding AMP-binding protein produces the protein MSLETRYLNKTDFESYEDFRENFKLNVPANFNFAYDIIDEYAKQEPDRLALVWCDDNGNEKKFTFGELKYWSDKTANYLIANGLGKGDKVMFILRRRYEFYFFAFAAMKIGVTFIPSTNQLMKKDIVYRNNAAEVKAIIAYNDAAIIEHVENSMEDSPTVKKYIMVGGNKDKWQDYDKEIDECSHNWIRPAGEKDTLNKDYMIIYFTSGTTSMPKMAIHDFTYPLGHIVTAKYWHRVVDNGLHLTVADSGWAKFAWGKLFGQWICGAVQFLYDMDRFDPCKLLEKIEKYQIKTFCAPPTIYRFMLQHDITKYDLSSLTHCSTAGEPLNPEIFNRFKKLTGHEILNGFGQTETTVIVANYEWLPVDPGAMGMPNPAYNIDVVDEDGNSCPVGVEGELVIRDVDTNKPAGLFCGYYKDSESTGRVWYNNTYHTGDVVYKDEHGYLWFVGRNDDVIKASGYRISPFEVESAVIEHPSVVECAVTGAPDSIRGTVVKATIVLAKGYQPSDELKKEIQNYVKKVTAPYKYPRIIEFVDELPKTISGKIKRAQLRQDDHKKFESS, from the coding sequence ATGAGTCTGGAAACACGATATTTGAATAAAACTGATTTTGAGTCCTATGAGGATTTTAGAGAGAACTTTAAGCTGAACGTTCCAGCTAACTTCAACTTTGCTTATGACATTATAGATGAGTATGCGAAACAAGAACCTGACAGACTTGCTTTGGTTTGGTGTGATGACAACGGAAACGAAAAGAAGTTTACTTTCGGAGAACTGAAGTACTGGTCTGACAAGACTGCCAATTACCTGATTGCCAACGGATTGGGCAAAGGCGACAAGGTAATGTTTATATTGAGAAGAAGATATGAATTTTACTTCTTTGCATTTGCGGCCATGAAAATAGGCGTTACCTTTATTCCATCTACAAATCAACTGATGAAGAAAGATATAGTGTACAGAAATAATGCAGCTGAAGTAAAGGCTATTATAGCATATAATGATGCGGCAATTATAGAACATGTTGAAAATTCTATGGAAGATTCACCTACAGTTAAAAAGTACATAATGGTTGGAGGCAACAAGGATAAATGGCAGGATTATGATAAGGAAATAGACGAATGTTCCCATAACTGGATTAGGCCTGCGGGTGAAAAGGATACTCTAAATAAGGATTATATGATAATATACTTTACTTCGGGTACCACAAGCATGCCAAAAATGGCAATACATGATTTTACATATCCTCTTGGACATATTGTTACTGCCAAGTACTGGCACAGAGTTGTTGATAATGGACTGCATCTGACAGTTGCGGATTCAGGTTGGGCAAAGTTTGCATGGGGCAAGCTTTTTGGACAATGGATATGCGGTGCAGTACAATTTTTATACGATATGGATAGATTTGATCCTTGCAAATTGCTCGAAAAAATAGAAAAATATCAAATAAAGACTTTTTGTGCTCCACCTACAATTTACAGGTTTATGCTTCAGCATGATATTACAAAGTATGATTTATCATCACTGACTCACTGCTCAACAGCAGGGGAACCTTTGAATCCTGAGATTTTCAACAGATTCAAAAAACTGACGGGACATGAAATACTGAACGGATTCGGACAGACTGAAACAACTGTAATTGTAGCAAACTACGAATGGTTGCCGGTAGATCCCGGTGCTATGGGGATGCCGAATCCTGCTTACAACATAGATGTAGTGGATGAGGATGGAAATTCCTGTCCTGTTGGAGTGGAAGGTGAATTGGTAATAAGAGATGTTGATACCAACAAGCCAGCAGGCTTGTTTTGCGGATATTATAAAGATTCTGAATCAACGGGGAGAGTGTGGTATAATAACACATACCATACTGGCGATGTTGTTTACAAGGACGAGCATGGCTATCTGTGGTTTGTAGGAAGAAATGATGATGTTATAAAAGCATCCGGCTACAGGATAAGTCCTTTTGAAGTAGAAAGTGCTGTAATTGAGCATCCGTCAGTAGTTGAATGTGCTGTTACGGGAGCACCTGACAGTATCAGGGGTACGGTTGTAAAGGCAACAATTGTTCTTGCAAAAGGTTATCAGCCTTCGGATGAGTTGAAAAAGGAAATTCAGAATTATGTAAAGAAAGTTACGGCACCATATAAATACCCAAGAATAATAGAGTTTGTTGATGAATTACCAAAAACAATTAGTGGAAAAATAAAAAGAGCACAGCTTCGACAGGATGATCATAAAAAGTTTGAATCTTCATGA
- a CDS encoding endonuclease MutS2, with protein MNDKTQRVLEFYKIIDKLKGLTASELGRELVLELTPQTDFMTVEKMLSETNDGVSCVLKRGSPPLGGITDIRLTLKRLDMGGVLNPGELLRLAGVLRAARRLKGYINDRLDDNKTNVVHELISCLESNQRLEQKIDSCILSEDEIADSASPALSSIRRQIKEQQASIKDRLNSIIRSTKYQKFIQESVVTMRGDRYVIPVKQEHKGDIPGLVHDSSASGATLFIEPMAVVEANNSIKQLRVKEQTEIDRILAELSQDASLILPQLNANMSIMARLDFIFAKAKLAVDYKCICPVINDTGKIIIKKGRHPLLDPQKVIPIDFWIGDKFSSLIVTGPNTGGKTVSLKTVGLFTLMVQSGLLIPANEGTEMSVFEKIYADIGDEQSIEQSLSTFSSHMKNIVDILDGVNNKSLILLDELGAGTDPTEGAALAMSILESLHRMGATTLATTHYSELKVYAISTAGVENASCEFDVETLRPTYRLLIGVPGKSNAFAISKRLGLTDDIIERSKEFLSQEDIRFEDILLSIEKNRSEAEKEKMRAESYRQEAERLKKDLEDQKRRLATQKESELRKAREEARRILTDSKHQADELVSEMKRLAKEQEEAEVRRQTEELRQRLNKSINKLDDSLVESIMPRQGLVKPPKNLKPGDTVLIVNLNQKGTILAIPDKNGEAQVQAGIMKINVHISNLKLVDEQKQQIQRTGMGKIGVSKAQNMSTDIDLRGMMLSEAVDVVDKYLDDASIAGMGEVTLIHGKGTGALRAGLHQHLKHNPHIKSFRIGKLGEGENGVTVVELK; from the coding sequence ATGAATGATAAAACTCAAAGAGTACTTGAATTTTATAAAATTATTGATAAATTAAAAGGCTTGACCGCATCTGAATTGGGGAGGGAGCTTGTTTTAGAGCTAACTCCTCAAACTGATTTCATGACGGTTGAAAAAATGCTGTCAGAGACAAATGACGGAGTAAGTTGTGTGTTAAAAAGGGGCTCACCGCCCCTCGGAGGAATAACTGATATCAGGTTAACTCTAAAAAGACTTGATATGGGAGGAGTCTTAAACCCCGGAGAATTACTACGCCTTGCAGGTGTACTTAGAGCTGCCAGAAGGCTAAAAGGATATATCAACGATAGACTGGATGATAATAAAACTAATGTGGTCCATGAACTGATATCCTGTCTTGAGTCAAATCAAAGGTTGGAACAGAAGATTGATAGCTGCATATTAAGTGAAGATGAAATTGCTGATAGTGCAAGCCCTGCACTAAGCAGTATCAGACGACAGATTAAAGAACAGCAGGCGTCTATTAAGGATAGGTTAAACTCAATTATTCGTTCCACAAAATACCAGAAGTTTATTCAAGAATCTGTTGTAACCATGAGGGGGGACAGGTATGTAATCCCTGTAAAACAGGAGCATAAGGGAGATATACCCGGATTGGTACATGATTCTTCTGCCAGTGGGGCTACGTTATTTATTGAACCAATGGCAGTAGTTGAAGCAAACAACAGTATTAAACAGCTTAGGGTCAAGGAACAAACGGAGATAGACAGGATACTTGCAGAGCTGTCTCAGGATGCTTCTCTAATATTGCCGCAACTAAATGCAAATATGAGTATAATGGCAAGACTTGATTTCATTTTTGCAAAGGCGAAACTGGCTGTAGATTATAAATGTATTTGTCCTGTAATTAATGATACCGGCAAAATTATTATTAAAAAAGGAAGACATCCTCTCCTTGATCCTCAAAAAGTAATACCTATTGATTTCTGGATTGGTGATAAATTCAGTTCATTGATTGTTACCGGGCCTAATACAGGGGGTAAAACTGTTTCCCTTAAAACAGTGGGACTGTTTACATTAATGGTACAGTCGGGGCTTCTGATTCCTGCAAACGAAGGAACGGAGATGAGTGTTTTCGAAAAGATTTATGCAGATATCGGGGACGAGCAGAGCATTGAACAAAGCCTTAGTACATTTTCATCCCATATGAAGAATATTGTGGATATACTTGACGGTGTCAACAACAAGTCGTTGATATTGCTGGATGAACTGGGGGCGGGAACAGACCCTACAGAAGGGGCTGCTCTGGCTATGTCAATTCTTGAATCTCTGCATCGTATGGGTGCTACGACTCTGGCAACCACACACTATAGCGAACTCAAGGTTTATGCTATTTCTACTGCCGGAGTTGAAAATGCATCCTGCGAATTTGACGTGGAAACGCTGAGGCCTACCTACAGACTTCTTATAGGTGTGCCGGGAAAGAGTAATGCTTTTGCCATTTCAAAAAGGCTTGGTCTGACAGATGACATAATAGAAAGGTCAAAGGAATTTCTGTCTCAGGAGGATATAAGGTTTGAGGATATACTCTTAAGTATAGAAAAGAACCGAAGCGAGGCCGAAAAAGAGAAAATGCGTGCCGAAAGCTACAGACAGGAGGCAGAACGACTTAAAAAGGATTTGGAGGATCAAAAAAGAAGATTAGCAACCCAGAAGGAAAGCGAACTTCGAAAGGCTCGTGAAGAAGCACGACGGATTCTGACAGATTCAAAACATCAGGCAGACGAGTTGGTTTCTGAAATGAAAAGACTGGCAAAGGAGCAGGAAGAGGCTGAAGTACGAAGACAAACAGAGGAGCTTCGTCAAAGACTTAACAAGAGTATAAACAAATTAGATGATTCTCTGGTTGAGTCCATAATGCCAAGACAGGGGCTTGTGAAACCGCCTAAAAATCTCAAACCTGGTGATACTGTATTAATAGTTAACCTTAATCAAAAGGGGACAATTCTGGCAATACCTGATAAGAACGGGGAAGCACAGGTTCAGGCTGGGATTATGAAAATAAATGTTCATATTTCAAACCTTAAATTGGTAGATGAGCAAAAACAGCAGATACAAAGAACCGGGATGGGTAAAATAGGTGTTTCTAAAGCACAAAATATGTCAACTGATATTGATTTGCGTGGGATGATGCTCAGCGAGGCCGTTGACGTTGTTGATAAATATTTAGATGATGCAAGTATAGCAGGTATGGGGGAAGTAACTCTTATACACGGAAAAGGCACAGGAGCTTTGAGAGCCGGACTTCATCAACACCTGAAGCATAATCCTCATATTAAAAGCTTCAGAATAGGCAAGCTTGGTGAGGGCGAAAATGGTGTTACAGTTGTGGAACTTAAATAA
- the typA gene encoding translational GTPase TypA: protein MDIRQDIKNIAIIAHVDHGKTTLVDAMLRQSGIFRENEAVAERVMDSNDLEKERGITILAKNTAVNYNGTKINIVDTPGHADFGGEVERVLKMVDGVLLLVDAFEGAMPQTRFVLKKALQLNLKPIVVVNKIDRPEARPEEVVDEVLELFIELGADDDQLEFPVIYASSREGFAVCDLGGERRDLKPLFDVIIDKVPSPQGELDGTLQLLVSNIDYDEYVGRIAIGRVERGSVKLGQPAIICKKEGNQLNARITKLYCYEGLKRIETAEAKLGDIVAVSGVGDVTIGDTICEMGAPDPLPFVAIDEPTLSMTFSVNNSPFAGREGTFVTSRHLRDRLFKELETNVSLKVEETDSADAFVVSGRGELHLSILVETMRRQGYEFQVSKPSVINKEIDGVLMEPIEYLMIDVPEEFMGTVMEKLGQRKSDMVNMTSANQGYMRLEFKIPARGLIGYRSELLTDTKGNGIMNHVFHGYEPYRGEIPTRSRGSLIAWEDGEAVTYGLYNAQERGTLFITPGTKVYEGMIVGENARYDDLVVNVCKKKHVTNMRASGSDDSLRLTPPTNLSLEQALEFIAEDELVEMTPKSIRLRKKVLDTESRAKMRSKM, encoded by the coding sequence GTGGATATCAGACAAGATATAAAGAACATAGCAATAATAGCACACGTTGACCATGGAAAGACCACTCTGGTTGATGCTATGCTCAGACAGAGCGGTATTTTCAGAGAAAACGAGGCTGTTGCTGAAAGAGTAATGGATTCCAATGACCTTGAAAAGGAAAGAGGAATAACAATACTTGCAAAAAATACTGCTGTCAACTATAACGGAACAAAAATAAATATCGTTGATACTCCGGGCCATGCTGACTTCGGTGGAGAAGTTGAACGTGTACTGAAAATGGTTGATGGTGTTTTACTATTAGTTGATGCTTTTGAAGGTGCAATGCCGCAGACAAGGTTTGTACTTAAAAAAGCATTGCAACTGAACTTAAAACCAATTGTTGTTGTAAATAAAATTGACAGACCTGAAGCAAGACCGGAGGAAGTAGTAGACGAAGTTCTGGAATTGTTTATAGAATTGGGAGCTGATGATGATCAGTTGGAATTCCCGGTTATTTATGCTTCTTCAAGAGAAGGTTTTGCAGTTTGTGACCTTGGCGGGGAAAGAAGAGATTTAAAGCCCCTGTTTGATGTAATTATAGACAAGGTGCCTTCACCTCAGGGCGAACTGGACGGAACTCTTCAGCTGTTGGTTTCAAACATTGACTATGATGAATATGTGGGAAGAATAGCTATAGGAAGAGTTGAGAGAGGCTCAGTAAAACTTGGACAGCCTGCAATAATTTGTAAAAAAGAAGGAAATCAGCTTAACGCCAGAATAACTAAGCTGTATTGCTATGAAGGTCTAAAGAGAATTGAAACTGCAGAAGCAAAGCTGGGTGATATAGTTGCGGTTTCCGGTGTAGGTGATGTTACTATCGGAGACACAATATGTGAAATGGGTGCACCGGATCCGTTACCTTTTGTTGCTATTGACGAACCAACTTTGTCAATGACATTCAGTGTAAATAACAGTCCTTTTGCAGGAAGAGAAGGTACATTTGTAACTTCAAGACATTTGAGAGATAGACTTTTTAAAGAGCTGGAAACAAATGTAAGTTTAAAGGTTGAAGAAACTGATTCTGCTGATGCTTTTGTTGTATCAGGAAGAGGAGAACTTCATCTATCAATATTGGTTGAAACTATGAGAAGACAGGGATATGAATTTCAGGTTTCAAAGCCTTCGGTTATTAACAAAGAAATAGACGGCGTATTAATGGAGCCTATAGAATACCTGATGATAGACGTTCCTGAAGAATTCATGGGAACAGTAATGGAAAAACTAGGACAAAGAAAATCCGATATGGTTAATATGACATCTGCAAACCAAGGTTATATGAGACTTGAATTCAAGATTCCTGCAAGAGGATTGATTGGATACAGGTCTGAATTGCTTACCGATACAAAAGGAAATGGAATAATGAACCACGTATTCCACGGATATGAACCATATAGGGGCGAAATTCCTACAAGGTCAAGAGGCTCACTGATTGCCTGGGAGGATGGAGAAGCTGTTACTTACGGCTTGTACAATGCTCAGGAAAGAGGAACTCTTTTCATAACACCCGGAACAAAGGTTTATGAAGGCATGATTGTAGGTGAGAATGCCAGATATGACGATTTGGTTGTTAATGTATGTAAGAAGAAGCATGTTACAAATATGAGAGCTTCCGGGTCAGATGATTCCTTGAGGTTGACACCTCCTACAAATTTAAGCTTGGAGCAGGCACTGGAATTTATTGCTGAAGATGAGCTTGTAGAGATGACTCCAAAGAGTATCCGTTTAAGAAAAAAAGTACTGGATACTGAATCAAGAGCGAAAATGAGAAGCAAAATGTAA
- the mltG gene encoding endolytic transglycosylase MltG, whose amino-acid sequence MDRRLKVSLTGILTVIVGVLLSIPNIMNYFGTLLKGFDAKFGLLNALLTAVGLTLVVFGLFIISAGLRKMSFWLTIFIVFVFIFTVGAVITFRSTVSTDTSETVTKEVKIKADSKGAKMVDIPMGSDTKTIAGILSKDGIISKPQIFTLVSKINGFDGKYQAGTHILKPGLEFNTIMTILTGKPESKKVTIPEGLSYRQIVNTFVKKELATVDKFDYAMKYQKYDYDFIKDIKDSNNREFKLEGYLFPDTYEFAMNASEKTIINVMLENFKNKITKEHYKRAKEIGMSMDEVITLASIIEREASNTKDRRLVSAVFHRRLKSKDLNKLQSCATIQYIFLNKEGKVHEKLTYEDTKISSSYNTYIHAGLPPGPICSPGIDSINAALYPDEDTDYMFFIAGPDGSTKFSKTYAEHLKAMKQYGLAK is encoded by the coding sequence ATGGATAGAAGATTAAAAGTATCATTGACAGGGATACTGACTGTGATTGTCGGGGTATTACTATCAATCCCCAACATCATGAATTATTTCGGAACTCTGTTAAAAGGCTTTGATGCTAAGTTTGGTTTGCTTAATGCATTGTTAACGGCAGTAGGCCTTACATTGGTTGTTTTTGGCTTGTTTATAATATCAGCCGGATTAAGGAAAATGTCCTTCTGGCTGACCATTTTTATTGTTTTTGTGTTTATTTTCACTGTGGGAGCCGTTATAACATTTAGAAGTACGGTTTCCACCGATACATCCGAAACAGTAACTAAAGAAGTCAAAATAAAGGCTGATTCCAAAGGTGCGAAGATGGTTGATATACCTATGGGTTCAGATACAAAAACTATTGCTGGGATACTTTCAAAAGATGGCATTATCAGTAAACCGCAGATTTTTACACTAGTGTCAAAAATTAACGGCTTTGACGGTAAGTATCAGGCGGGAACTCACATTTTGAAACCCGGACTGGAATTCAATACTATAATGACAATTCTTACCGGAAAGCCTGAAAGTAAAAAAGTAACCATACCTGAAGGCTTGAGCTACAGGCAGATTGTGAATACCTTTGTTAAAAAGGAACTTGCAACTGTAGACAAATTTGATTATGCAATGAAGTATCAAAAGTATGACTATGATTTCATAAAGGATATAAAAGACAGTAACAATCGTGAATTCAAGTTAGAAGGATATTTATTTCCCGATACATATGAATTTGCAATGAATGCCAGCGAGAAGACAATAATAAACGTAATGCTTGAAAACTTCAAAAACAAGATAACAAAAGAGCATTATAAGCGTGCCAAAGAAATAGGTATGTCAATGGACGAAGTTATTACTCTTGCTTCAATTATTGAAAGAGAGGCAAGTAATACTAAGGACAGAAGGCTGGTATCGGCAGTATTTCATAGACGTTTGAAAAGTAAGGATTTGAATAAATTGCAGTCCTGTGCTACCATACAGTATATTTTCCTGAACAAAGAAGGAAAAGTGCATGAGAAGCTTACCTATGAGGATACTAAAATTTCAAGTTCATACAATACGTACATTCATGCGGGTCTTCCACCGGGACCTATCTGTTCACCGGGTATAGATTCCATAAATGCGGCATTATACCCTGATGAAGATACTGACTACATGTTCTTTATAGCAGGGCCTGATGGTTCTACTAAGTTCTCCAAGACATATGCCGAACATTTAAAGGCCATGAAGCAATACGGATTGGCAAAGTAA
- a CDS encoding O-methyltransferase — protein sequence MPEMYKIKMAAAIFIFNVVGDWSYKMINYEYITEYIRETIKPNIGLLAELEEYASINHVPIIQPEVAALMKVIGSMKQPARILEVGTAIGYSSILFSGFLQQKGIIDTIERNEEMIELARANIKRAGLQGTINVIAGDALEVLTCLDKSYDMIFIDAAKGQYGEFFEHCKRMLAPGGIIVSDNVLYKGMTASDELVVRRKRTIVNRMRSFLKELCQDEAFETAIIPIGDGVALSYNKQ from the coding sequence ATGCCAGAAATGTATAAAATAAAGATGGCAGCAGCCATCTTTATTTTTAACGTTGTAGGTGATTGGAGCTATAAAATGATTAATTACGAATACATTACTGAATATATAAGAGAGACAATTAAACCCAATATCGGTTTGCTAGCGGAGCTTGAAGAGTATGCTTCAATAAATCATGTGCCAATAATTCAGCCTGAGGTTGCAGCACTTATGAAGGTTATTGGAAGTATGAAGCAGCCTGCAAGAATTCTGGAAGTTGGGACAGCCATAGGATATTCCTCTATATTGTTTTCGGGATTTTTACAGCAAAAGGGTATAATAGATACCATAGAGCGAAATGAAGAAATGATTGAGTTGGCAAGAGCAAATATAAAGCGTGCCGGACTTCAGGGCACTATAAATGTTATTGCAGGAGATGCTTTGGAGGTTCTCACCTGTCTTGACAAAAGCTATGATATGATTTTTATTGATGCAGCAAAAGGACAGTACGGTGAGTTTTTTGAACACTGTAAGAGGATGCTTGCTCCAGGCGGAATTATTGTTTCAGACAATGTTCTATATAAGGGTATGACTGCAAGCGACGAGCTTGTGGTAAGAAGAAAGAGAACCATAGTAAACAGAATGAGAAGTTTCCTAAAGGAGCTTTGTCAGGATGAGGCTTTTGAAACAGCCATAATTCCTATTGGAGACGGAGTAGCACTTAGCTATAACAAACAGTAA
- a CDS encoding peptidase U32 family protein: protein MNKVELLAPAGNLEKLKMAIMYGADAVYIGGQKFGLRASADNFSLEDIKEGLEFAHQRECKVYVTVNIIPHNEDLEGLPEYIKQLDELGIDAVIVSDPGIFDIVRENAPDMEIHISTQANNTNYSSAMFWYRHGAKRIVTARELSLEEISEIRAKTPEDLDLEAFVHGAMCISYSGRCLLSNYMAGRDSNRGACSHPCRWKYHLVEEKRPGEYYPVYEDEKGTYIYNSKDLCMIEHIPELVKAGIYSFKIEGRMKSSFYVSTVVSAYRQAIDAYLADPDNYCFDPEWLKELSKASHREYTKGFYFNKTTGADQIYHTSSYIREYDFVGMVLDYDKTTGIAKIEQRNRMIVGDEIEVVSPRKGYFTQTIKEMKNEDGESIRTAPHAQMIVYMPIDEEVGPYTILRRK from the coding sequence ATGAATAAAGTTGAGCTTCTGGCTCCGGCCGGAAATCTTGAAAAACTTAAAATGGCAATTATGTACGGGGCAGATGCAGTATACATCGGAGGACAGAAGTTCGGGTTAAGGGCATCGGCTGACAATTTCTCACTTGAGGATATCAAGGAGGGACTTGAGTTTGCACATCAGAGAGAATGTAAGGTTTATGTGACTGTTAACATAATTCCTCATAATGAAGACCTTGAAGGATTGCCTGAATATATAAAGCAACTTGATGAACTGGGAATAGATGCTGTTATAGTATCTGATCCAGGCATTTTTGATATTGTACGTGAGAACGCCCCTGACATGGAAATTCATATAAGTACTCAGGCTAACAATACCAATTACTCCAGTGCTATGTTCTGGTACAGGCATGGGGCTAAAAGAATTGTTACTGCAAGAGAGCTTTCCCTTGAGGAAATAAGTGAAATCAGGGCTAAAACACCTGAAGACTTGGATTTAGAAGCATTTGTTCATGGTGCAATGTGCATTTCCTACTCGGGAAGATGCTTGCTCAGTAACTATATGGCAGGACGGGATTCCAACAGGGGAGCGTGTTCACACCCTTGCAGATGGAAGTACCATCTGGTGGAAGAAAAGCGTCCTGGAGAGTATTATCCGGTTTATGAGGATGAAAAGGGAACATATATATATAATTCAAAGGATTTATGCATGATTGAGCATATCCCTGAATTGGTTAAGGCAGGTATTTACAGCTTCAAGATTGAAGGCAGAATGAAAAGCTCTTTTTATGTATCTACAGTTGTAAGTGCTTACAGACAGGCTATTGATGCGTATTTGGCTGACCCAGACAATTACTGCTTTGATCCTGAATGGCTGAAGGAACTTTCAAAAGCCAGTCACAGGGAGTACACCAAAGGGTTTTATTTTAATAAGACCACAGGTGCCGACCAGATATACCATACCAGTTCTTATATAAGAGAATACGACTTTGTAGGAATGGTACTGGATTATGACAAAACAACGGGTATTGCGAAGATTGAGCAGAGAAACCGCATGATTGTGGGCGACGAAATAGAAGTGGTAAGCCCAAGAAAAGGCTATTTTACACAAACTATAAAAGAGATGAAAAATGAGGATGGAGAAAGCATCAGAACTGCACCACATGCACAGATGATTGTTTACATGCCAATTGATGAGGAAGTTGGGCCTTATACGATTTTGAGAAGAAAGTAG